Below is a window of Lacrimispora xylanolytica DNA.
GTAATCTTTTTATATGGAGGTTAGCATATTGTTAAAAGACTATAATACATTAATACGTAGATTTGCATTGGTAACAATAGGAATCATTTTAATCAGTTTTGGAATATCCTTATTTATGAAACCCGATATTTTGGAATTTATTAATTGGGCAGATAGCAAAACTTCAGAAACGAATAAGACACAAATGGGAAAGTTTTTTCAATATGTAGTCAATAATGGGATTAAAGTCCCATTTCAAATGCTTATTTTATCTCTTATTCCTATTCCGTTTGTCTACTACTTACCAGTTGCATTAACAGCAATTGCTACAGGGGTGGTTCTTTATCTTCCATTCACACCCCAATTACAAGATAAGATGAGTTTTTTCAAAGTGTTTTTAGGTGTTTTTCCACATGCTACCATTG
It encodes the following:
- a CDS encoding stage II sporulation protein M, translating into MLKDYNTLIRRFALVTIGIILISFGISLFMKPDILEFINWADSKTSETNKTQMGKFFQYVVNNGIKVPFQMLILSLIPIPFVYYLPVALTAIATGVVLYLPFTPQLQDKMSFFKVFLGVFPHATIELFSFFIVLAVLFEFNKAIRSHLFKKSNSKFGVVYAFKKIVTVYCFVAFPLLVVAAFIEAFITPMIT